AGATGTCCCAACTTCGTTTAACGCCACTGTTTCTTATTGCCATGTATTTTGAATTGTGCATTCTACAGATTAATGGGATTAAACAGTCCAGGAAGTCTTCAAAGCAGCATTACACCATCGCAAAAGCAACGAGCTACAGTTCCATCTCCTCAAATGAAGTCGTCAAGTCGCCGGACTCGTCCTTCGAAGACAGCAACTATCAGATGGATTATCTGACTGGATCGTCTGCCCCTAACGGCTGTACCTATAATGTAAACCACCATCCTCTAGTACAACAACAGACGCACCCGAttcagcaacaacagccacTACAATGTCCACAGAACCCGCCACAAGATTACACACAAAACTGCTTTTACGATACTAACTTCATCCATCCGGAGGAAATCTTCCAACTGGACCAACCGCTGCGACCAATAGCCAGTTCCGGCAACATTAAGTACCAGCCACAGCAGCATCCAAGTGGCTCACCCACCGGTAACATGTTCGATCTGGACCTTGGAGCAGACGGCAAGTCCTCCTACAGCGGTAAAAGTGACCAATTTTCCACCTACCGTGGACCAGAGTACGCCACCACCGGCATTGGACGGTACTTTGACTGCGTCAAGTACGAAAGCAATACTGATACGGACACGGCCAGCCTTACCAGCAGCGGGTGCTCCAGCGTGCTCGACGATATTGCGTACTACGCAAGTCCGCAGGTCGATTATCAGAACAACAACCACACCAATAACAACTCCCTTGCACAACTGGACATGAACAAGATCGGGCTACGTGCGTGCGATGGCATCAATTCGTTCTTTATTAGCCAATCAAGTTGCGTGTCACCGACGACTAATGATCACAAGTCGTCTGACCCGGGCCAGCACACTCATCAGCAGCAACTGGACGCGTACGGGACACTAAGCTACGAGAATTACAGTGCGTCTTCCTCCCCGAATGCGTCCCAGCTGTACGGGAGCTACGACACGACGGTCGGACAACCTTTGGGCCAATCGTTGACTCATACCTCCACCTCGCCCCACTCGACCGATGGACGGATGGTGCCGACGACTCAGATGGTTGGTGCTGCTACCATGTCTTCTTGTGACATGtcccctcagcagcagcagcagcagcagcatcaacagcagtgTAATAGCACGGTGGGTTCAATGAGTGAGACAACGACAGCGGACAATGGTTGCTGGTGGAATAATAGCTTCTTCCAGACAACGTTGGGGACATCTGCGAGCGGCACGGATGGATGGAACCAGGCGTATCACGAAAGCACGGTACCCGTCGGCAATCataaccaccaccagcagcagcagcaacagttagACCAGCAATACTACGGTCTAGAGCAGTGTGAATATCTCAGCTAGATGGGGTAAACAACCCTCCTTTGTAGATAGCGTTAGAAGATGATCTCTTATGTTGTCGACATTGTTACTCTACTTGCATTTAGTGTGAGGCTCGATAGGTGACCTGTCACTGCGTTAATCATTCCGTACTGATCTATTCATTTTGTGTTAGTCGTTAAGCATTGTCGCATTTCTGTTCTTAGACTAAGGGGAGCAATCGGCTTCGATGAAACGTAAATCAAAGTACCAAGGTAGAATGTCTTAGTATAATtttagtgtgttttttataCATATAATGCTAGATCTAGCACAAGGGactttttttatctctctaACATGCTCTCCAAGGAGTCACACCTACCACACATTCACCACCGGCCTCACAGTCTGATATTTTTTGTGGAACACTTTAGCCTCCGAAGACAAGGGTCAGGGCAACGGTGAATGGACGCACCAGTGTTTCGAAGAATGGCTGATTAGTTTTGtaagggtttgttttgttgaaacAGTTCTAGTCACTGGAGTATCGATTATAtttgtgaaaataaataaaaacagctATACAAAAGATAAACAGATTTCTTTCTATTCCCTATACTCGATCTCcttttgttacattttgcaATCCCTTTTTGTAAATGACGTGATTTCTCCGTCGCACCAGACGAacacatttttaaaaaaatcaatgacACGTAATGAGCTTTTATTGGACCAATTTAAAACGGTTACAAGCGACACATATCAAAACAGCACCGGAAAGAAAGGATCAAAAAGGACATGAACGCTCCCGGCACTTCGAAAAGCGTGTCATAACGGTAGTTTTAATGTCACTTTCCACAAatgcataataaaaaaagactcagtgaaagaatgaaagaaagaaagcaagaaaGGGGACCCCAAAAACATCACCCCTCGGTTGAAATGATGCAAAAAactgtttgccaaaaaaagaaCTGGAAACAAGAAAGGTACGGTACCATCAAAAAAAAGGCCAACCGTCACGAAAAACCGACAATCGACAACACCTAAAGCTGCGCCGAAAAAAAAGGCCGTGAAAAGCGAAATGGCAGAGacagaaaaacacaacccAACACCAACTTTCACCATAATCCCACGGTTTTTCCACCTCGGTCTGTGTGCAGGGGTTGGTATTTGATTAATTTGATCCGTACGCCCCTGCAATTAAGTAGCAAAACTACCAGCAATCGGGGCGAGAGAACgagagcgagtgagagagCGCTGCTAAACAGCTAACATACGTTAAATGAAGTGAACCTCATGTAGTCCTTCAACGCCGCCGTGGACATCCCTTTTTCCCAACCCAACCGTTTCGTGGGATGTTTGCAGGTCCTGTCCTGAAGAGCAGTTACCGCAGAACGGATCGCGCATCGGCATACCCACGCCCGCCCGTGTATGCCTTTTCCAGTGGAAAATTAACGCACTAGAGCTGTTGATAAGAGGGCAAAAGGCTTGGGCGAGGGAGAGTGTTTGAAATCGAACGCCCGAATCTGAAACCAACGGGACCTCATGACGTTCACCCCACTGATGgtagaacacacaaacaaacagggCTGAACGATGTCATTtatcaaaacaatatttatatTTCTATTATGACGCTTGCCTTGGGAAGACACTACGACAGCTCGATGACCGCAGGGACGTCAACCAGCCCCTAGAGACAAACCGCGCTTCACCCTGGCAAGAGAAATGGGAAAGCCTTTTTTCCTCCCTGAACGGATTTAGAGTGCCGGTAATCGAAGCCGGGACGCGTGCGCTGATctattttttgcacaaattgtCATCCCCATCCCCCAGGGGTATTGAGTGTCGGCGCTGGAGTAGGTTAGGAAAAAACTAATTTGAATACAAATCCGTTTTTTGTACAACCAATTTTCCAGTGCCTTCGAAGGAAGGTTGGGCGCGTTTAAAAGCGCGCATTAATCACCGTGATTTGCATACATTATCGATTGCCTGTGCGAGTGTTTAGTGGCACGAACGGTGCACTACAGTGGAAGAGTGCTTCGATGGATTCGATTACAGAAAACGGAGTCAGTACGCGTGCCTTCGACTTTACGTTTTCCTCCATTAGCTTTATTAGGGCTGCACACAATAAACGCGGAAAAGCGGTTCGACGCGTTTGGAGTGCGTGCATAATTAAAAGAGCAAACATATATCATCCCCGTGTCAATGCGAGGCTTACATGTGTTATGCAAATTAGCTCGAAAAACGCATTGATCGCAACACGAACCCGACTCCCTTTCGCCCTCGGGTTTACTGCTGAGGCTTTGCACGGAGGGTTGCTGACCGTTGTTTTGCTAAAAATGTTGCCAAAATACGGCCGAGCGCAGGGGCTTGGAAACTGGGTACACGATGGCTGGGTATGTATAAACGAAGCaacatttcatttttctgACAGAAATGGGAAATAATTGCTCAATTGCTCGCAGAAAAACTCAAGCTCGCTAATGAATGCTGCCGCGCTGGGCCTCTCTTAACGGCAAAACGATCAGTTTCGCTTAATTGGGTGTAGGGTGCGATGCTTAGGTGTAGTAAGTGTTTTGTTGCGCTGAATGCGTTGATATAAATCAGTGATGTCACGAAAGAAGcaatatgaatattttaacaaaacaatgtttacgtaattatatcaaaatttcaactaTTATAAACACTCGAGTCTCgtgtattaaaaacaataaagccTCTTTTCAAAACCTGTTCTAGTAGGGAAAACAAAGAATCGGAAGATTTAAGAACTCAAAATATGGAATACCGTACATTGCTTCTTAAGTCCTTTCACTAAGAACTCTTCATGTTTATGAAAATTATTTCCTTCTCATAATTAAAGTGATCGTAAGTAGCGCCTATCCAAGCGGCACCCTTAAAAGAAACTACCCTCAGCTAAAGAAAACCGTACCACCCAGCAAGCTCCCAGAACCCATGGCTATCGATTTCAAACGTTTGACAAGCGAAAACATACACACGATCATTCCCTTCTATTTCTGCAACAAATTCGTTGCATTTGGGCGCCATAGCTGTGATGCAATTTCGGCACAAAACACGCATAATTCCATCCGACCGTGTAATGGTGCATGATACAATCGCAATAAAACTCCACAAGAGCCCTCCAATGGCACAATGGCTTAAGCAGGCCTCTCGCAGACCTACGTCAGTTGATGTCTCAAGACAGAACCGGGACCGCTGCCGGTTGAGCCCTCCGCGACCAGCAGTATCCTAGGCGACACAAGCATTCGGAACCCTCTCAACGCACAACTCCTCGATTGTTCTACAAGAATGGGAAGAAATTGCTCAATCTTAAACGCACGATCTCCTCTCCTTTTCGTACTCGTAGAGCCACGCCAGGGGCTATCGAAAGCAACAGAAACGGAGTGCTGCTGGAATTTGCTACTGTATCACATGTCCTTCCGGCCAGGCCGGGAGTCGATGTATGGAGCGGAGCCCAGGGGCGGGTGACTTTCAAGAGGTTATTGTTCTCTCGGTGCCCTACACAGTGTGCAGGACCTTCCGGGGTCTGACGGAAGGTCGCCTTGGCAACCGAGTTTGACACTATCGCTACGAATTATTCACGCACTCGTGAATGCGGTGAATAGTCGCGTGAAACGGATAGAGTTCCAGCGGGGGCATACAGAGGGAAGGAAATCTCTACCGAAAACACAGTTACGGCAGTTAAAACATGTCGGACGGTTTTGTGGTCTTTTTCTACATCCACAAGGATGGATGTAGCGTTGTAGATTCAACAGCTAAAGTTTGCTATCCGCCAGGAAGGGCCCAGGAAGGGCTGGTGGCATAGTCCGGGGGAAGATTTTATTGCAGATAATAATTTGTATTCGGAAATGTTGCCTCCAGAAATGTcgtgctttttttgctttgctgttgaCTTGTTTTGAGCTTCTTTGTTGATGCAGTTTGAGCATTTCCCATCCACTGGTGTTTGGGTGAAGCGCCAAAGCCATGTGACTATAAAACAGTTGTGGCTGGGTTTAGTCACCATAGTGACAACACGTGGAAACTCCTGTTTGGGATGTTGGTACATTCATTATGGAACATTTCGTTCTGGAGATCATATCTCTCCCGAGAAGATTTTTTAATGTGAAAGAATGTTTCTTCGGAGAAGCTAGCCATCTGCAATGTTGAAGATATTGGCATGTTTTTAATACCTATATTACCATTAATTTCTCGTAATGTCCTTTCATAAATCTTTCATTTTCCATACTCATCAATCGTTCAGACGTCACATCAAACTGCATTTGAACTGATGGGATGTTCCGCTATTCTATCCCTGTGACTTCTCACCTCTCTTGTATGTCCCTGCAATGACTCGTTTCAAGTGCTTGTATAAAGCTTGTTTAGGCCGTTCAAGAGGCACACGCCAACGGGCAGCTTATCCCTCGCCGAACACCCaaccagaaaaagaaaacacgctAAACGACGGCTGATCCTGTTGCCTGATGCTTACCAGGACCACCAAGGGCTGGATGTGTTCAATTAGAAATCATTGTACTGTCACCAGACTTTGATGGATGAGGCTTGACGGGTTCTTCCGCACAAAACCCGATCGGGCGAGTGTGTGCGAAAGTGCCATCAAAAGATGGCACAAGGCAACGTGAGCctgtgtgcgtgcgagtgtgcgGCTTATTAGCTGCCTTTCTTCCGGTACATGGGAAGCATAGAGGTGTGAGCACTTTCCAGCTATTGCTGCTGGTTCGAGtgagacacacaaaaacaaatccatgTCAAATGCCAAGTGGCAATTGAACACCGGTTTTCGGAGCTTACAGCCGGCCGAAAGGCTGGTGGAAAGTCATAGCGGTTGAACTGGGTGTGTGTCACCACGAGACCACTCTTCGGAGGCTCCTTCATGTGGCGTGTCAGGGACGGCACGGTCATTGTTACAATGACACACATTTCCAGCCCTATGATCAACCGTTACTGCTCCGACCACGCTTAAAGCATCAACTGGCCCCAACGAACCTCAAACACGCAACACTCAACTGCGAATGAAAAAAGTCCTTCTTTACGATAAAACAATCCCAAAAAAAAGATCCAAAAAATCTCCGCTCATAATGGGATGTGCCTTAACAAGCTCGACAACAGGAGGAAAACAATTGGGAAAAATAATCATCTCTCGCCTCCGGGAAGCCGGGGGCCGCGGGTGACGGAAAAGGGGAACCGATTCTTCAGCCGCCACTACATAATGACTTCATTTTGTCCAGTACTACGGAGTAATTTGCGTTGATTGTAGCCCGATCGTTCCAGGGCGAGGCAAAGTAAAAGCAACATTTAAGCGCACCAGTCGCTGCCACTGGAGCAGGCGCAAAAGGTCGAGCAAAAGGGGAAAGCTTATGTTGCTCGCATTTAAATCGTCCCGCGAGCCGATTCGCTTTGCATGCCACTGGCGGAATTGTCGGCCTCGTCGGGTTGGGCACTCCGAGACTGAGCGGAAAATGACCGCTAATCAGTGTCGCTAACAGGTCACGGTTGCGCGTTTTGTGGTGCTTTATTTCGATAAACTTTCCGCACGTATCATTTGACGGAGTTCAATCATGTAAAGGGCCGATTTCCCTCCGTGCCTTCTCCTTAGCACATCATCAAAGAAATGCGATGTTCATCATGAGATCCCCCAAAACTGCCCAACAATCCTTCCCATGCCCTCCTTGCAGTTTTGCGTTAATCGTTTGCCGCGAAAattgagtgtttgtttttgcaccgtttgcaACGCCAACGAGGTGGAGTAGCCGAGAGATCCGCTGACCATCCCTGGCAAGTGCGGCTGTGCCGCATATTCCAGACCGATTACTCCTGCCTGAGCATACATCCTCGAGCGAAGATCGGATCGGACAGGGCCAAAATCGCACGCAATCGCCTCCAAGGTGCGTGTTGTTGAATGTGTCGAAGGGACGCCTCCaagagaaacaaaagaaaatcgaACGACTCGTTGCACGATTCTGCGTTGCGTTTTTTCTTTTGAGAGGGAGTCATTTCGTACGCAAACTGAACTGCAAGCGCCCGGGAATGGCCGTATGTTGacaggctgctgctgttgctgctgcaccttcctttctctctctctctcttcgacGTTCGATAATTATCAATATCGTTAATGAAAGTGCACTGCCGAATGGTGTGCAATTATGGCCAATTTGTGTCGGGTTCTGTGTGTGATAGGGTTGCGCTGGCGGGGCAGATAGTCGACGGTACAGGGCAGGTAGGTTCGTTGTGCAATCTgtgcttcatttttgttccgTATTTACTTTGGCTAATTTAAGGAAATTATGATTGATTGGATTTTTAAACGATACGCCAAGTAGTTGCTGCTTTGGTATGTTGAGTAAGTCGAAAAAGGCTTTTGAAATTGTTTGGAAGTTGTGAAAGTTTTGGTAGTAAGGAAAGAAAAGCTTTAAAACGTTCTCTAGAGACATATTGAAACAGATGAAATGAGGTTAGATTAACTCAACCGACCGATGTCAGCTACTGTGTATACAGTATAGAATTTATAACATCGGAAAGTCATTGTCCCAATACTTTTAACGGTCCGGAAGAGAACGGGATGTACATTGTAATTCCTAATTCTCACCAAACTGCCATCTTTTGTAGCGCATTTGCAGCATCTACGAATTTTATGACTTTATACCATCATACTGTGTATTAAGTTGCCACGGAAACGCTTGTAACCCTTCCATCCAGCAAGAATGTTGCCAGATCTCCTACCGAGACAGAGCGTTATCTCCCGTAAATCACTCTCAGCACGATCAAAAGCGATCCAACCTAAAAAATGGGGCGCCCTTTCCGTCGGAAAGGAAGCTGCAACTCGTGTCCTTTCggaaatgaaagaaacaacaaccaacaccAAAAAACACACTGAAAGCATGCTCCTTGAGACGCGCCAAGAATAAGCgtcaactaaaaaaaaacacacacacacacctcagCCCCTTCACTCGATGGTGTGAGAACTGTAAAAAGCGCCTCACGACGCGCCACCGTCGTTCGCCCTCCGCAATTATGCTGCATTCTTtggctctctctccctccctctctctctctctctctctctctctctctctctctctctctctcgggtcTTTGCTTTGCTGATTGCGGATTGAAATCAATCAAGATAAAACGCTATAAAAGTCGCTACCGTGTAATTTCCGTGCGTGCATATCACATTTTTACGCTTCCCATCTTCGAACGaacgtcgttgtcgtcgtcgttgtcggtGTGCAAGGAAATCCAGTGCGCAAGCAGTGCGCAAGGAAAACAGCAATTCGAAGGGGTCGTGGATTTAAGAGATCGGGAGAGTACAGTGAGGTTCTGATTTTGCTACATGTGTTGTAACACAGATTTACTTAAATTCGGCAAACAAATACCGGCAACAGTTGAAGAAATCACTATTCACGCAATCCCAACACGCACTGTAACACTCAACAGCAGGAACGATTAAACGCAGTAAATGAACCCATCATTATCCTTTTCTTTGGCTCTGCCTTTTATCCCTTTTCACAGCTCCTTGGGTGCGCGAAACGTTTGATCAGGTTCCAATCGTCGGGGTTTCTCTGCACGCCGTGTGTGTCTCCGCCTTTGGCCCACTTTTGTAACGCTACTGTTTGCATCTTTTCGTGAAGGGACAGAAGAGCGCTTGTCCCTTCGTGTTCGCAAACTCCCtccaaacaacaacaggaaGGGTGCGACAATCttcacaaatacacacacacacacacacacggcactgTTGTTATTCCCGGTGCTCCGATTTGTTATGGACACTTTTCCGGGCGCGTAAGGCACGCAGGGTGTGCAGAATTCAAACCCGAAGACACCCGTGTCCCAAGGTGTCGATCATTTCCAACACAACAGCCAACTGGGTGAATGGATTGTGTCCTTGCGAGCGGGATACCAAAATCCCTACACCCCTTTTGGCAAAGGGTGCGCGGTTGCATTTGACGAGGTGTTAATTCAATCAACCCCTCCTGCCGGGCGTAAAATAACCATTGGCGCGGGTAAGAACTTCCGGCGGAACTGGAGGCGGAAAGGAAGCAGGGAGGGTAAATAGAGCAATAGAAGGAATCGGAGATCAATGCATTCGAGTGGCGCGAATTTCTGTGTTGCCGAACGTTTTGAAGGACACGTTTCGCGTGATTCGACAGCCGTTAAACGAATATTTCCTGTGCTTTAGTGGAACGGAAGTAGCGAAAGGGGTGCAAAAAGAAAGCATCGGCGCGGTCCGGTAATCCGTTTAGTGGATAATTTTCTGGTCGCTTTATTGCCCAACACAATCGCATGGCAATTCCCATCACATTTCCCGGGGCTGGACATGTACAGGATCAAAATAATCCACCCATGATGATGTCGGACGACGTATGCTGGAAAAATGCGCAATTCAAGTGGGAAAAAGAcattaaaaaatggaaaatttaaaaattcgcCACAAACGGCTTCGCTTGACGGTTGGGAAAGATCAGACAGGATAAAGGATTTAATCGGCACGTGAGTGGCGTGAAGTGGAATAATCGATTCGAATTGAAAACCCATTttcccacacatacacacacacacacacacacacacacacacacacagacacggcCAGCTTCAAAAAGGGGATGAAGTTGTTTTGCgtttggaaaatggaaaatcgtGCAATATAGATTATGGACTGTGACAACATGGAGAGATTGATGGAAATGATTGCGGTTGGAGTAAAGACGGAGAAAATAAATGTGTAAAGAGTctgaattttgaattttaaaaactatGTTAGCAATAACTTGAAGAGATAAAATGCATCTGTTCATCAATAATGTTGCAAAGCAGCATCACCAACTACGTAGCTCTATTCGAAGCCACAATCTTTCCATAAGCTCATGAAACCAATCTCAACATCCGCACACCACCCCGCTGTCGCACGAGTCATTGTCCTTTTCCGAAGCACAACGGTACCCCTTACCGCAAGCTAATGTAATTATCCTTCCATTTACCGGTGCTTATACACTCTCAGTCTGCCCGTTTCTCCCGCTTTGTCTCCCAAATTGCGGTAAAGGCAGCTGAATCGAAGTGTTGATCGAAAACCCATCCATCTCGCTTCCCATCCGTTCTATCTGAAGCAGGAGCGCGCGAAGGGAAACGAAAGAATTCAGGAAGGCATAGACTCAACGGTGCGATATGAAGgaaagaaggaaggaaggcaGGGAGTGTTTGTCTGTACGAGAGACACACGAGAAGACACGCTCACACAAAAAGGTACAAATGATAGCAAACAACGGCAGCATCGCTCGGGAATAGCGGACACTCCCTTAGTTCACTCCCCCTTATTTTTTGGTAAGCACCACAATAATGGGAACATCAAACGCCACTCGTGTACAGGGAGGAAGGATATGCTCGTGACAAAGCGTTGTAATACcaaacatcaacatcaacaaaccGGGCGGGCAGGGTAAAAAGGGCAACGAGCGCATCCCTTCTattgtctctctgtctctcggcGGCTCCCCCTTCGCTTCGCGCGGATTGTTTGCGTACCATCGGTTACACAAGTATCGGATGCCACCGATTTCCACCCCGTTTTCCACCGACCGCCCGCCTCCGGGTAGGCGGGGGCATTTAACGTGCGACCGATAATCTATTAGATCAATATTAATTCAGATATAATGAAATCGGATGCTTGCGATCGCTCGAGCGGAAACGCTGTACGTTGCACGGAAGTACCAATCATCAGCACCCCCGCGTGTCCTCGGTAGATGACTCCGACATTGTGAGcgccttttctctctctctctctctctctctctctctctcgcttatCGGCCGCAGTTGATTAGGTGTCGTGTTTCTATGTTGCAGGGCGTAGTAAGTTTTATGCTCTCAATCATCCTGTCTCTGGAGC
This sequence is a window from Anopheles merus strain MAF chromosome 3R, AmerM5.1, whole genome shotgun sequence. Protein-coding genes within it:
- the LOC121595541 gene encoding uncharacterized protein LOC121595541, which encodes MVIVQSNVINSSGGGGQLGMDWDINDPSVPIVTESDYDAFNEWSDGHCRYIYRGTSEEAKRHSSGWAMRNTNNHNVNILKKSCLGVLVCSAGCILPNGDKIHLRPAICDKARRKQQGKACPNRLCIGGILEILPCRGHCGYPVTHFWRHTPHAIFFQAKGVHDHPRPEAKSSGETRRVLGLGRRERVLRTVQSKMNKINGIKQSRKSSKQHYTIAKATSYSSISSNEVVKSPDSSFEDSNYQMDYLTGSSAPNGCTYNVNHHPLVQQQTHPIQQQQPLQCPQNPPQDYTQNCFYDTNFIHPEEIFQLDQPLRPIASSGNIKYQPQQHPSGSPTGNMFDLDLGADGKSSYSGKSDQFSTYRGPEYATTGIGRYFDCVKYESNTDTDTASLTSSGCSSVLDDIAYYASPQVDYQNNNHTNNNSLAQLDMNKIGLRACDGINSFFISQSSCVSPTTNDHKSSDPGQHTHQQQLDAYGTLSYENYSASSSPNASQLYGSYDTTVGQPLGQSLTHTSTSPHSTDGRMVPTTQMVGAATMSSCDMSPQQQQQQQHQQQCNSTVGSMSETTTADNGCWWNNSFFQTTLGTSASGTDGWNQAYHESTVPVGNHNHHQQQQQQLDQQYYGLEQCEYLS